In bacterium, a single genomic region encodes these proteins:
- a CDS encoding SoxR reducing system RseC family protein produces MNKESLRGIVLKKVGENSYLVKILRENGTCSACGFSKFCSLGGKDKGEDIIEVRGNGLSPGDEVICEEKITGIIFATGLIFLVPIIAFLLGYYVGVCVKFSEPISAIFGFALMGVYFLILRLFDKKLTKSLFKFEVKRKS; encoded by the coding sequence TTGAATAAAGAAAGTTTAAGGGGTATTGTACTGAAAAAAGTTGGAGAAAACAGTTATCTTGTAAAGATATTGAGGGAAAATGGAACATGTTCGGCCTGTGGATTTTCAAAGTTCTGTAGCCTTGGGGGTAAAGATAAGGGTGAAGATATAATAGAAGTTCGCGGCAATGGACTTTCACCAGGTGATGAGGTTATCTGTGAGGAGAAAATAACAGGGATTATCTTTGCTACTGGATTGATTTTCTTGGTTCCAATTATCGCATTTCTTCTGGGGTATTATGTGGGTGTTTGCGTTAAGTTTTCTGAGCCAATTTCTGCCATTTTTGGATTTGCACTGATGGGAGTCTATTTTCTTATTCTACGGTTATTTGATAAAAAGCTTACAAAATCACTATTTAAATTTGAGGTCAAACGTAAAAGTTAA